acttctatctgaacctgAGCTTTCcctcttccatcactgcaacacctgatGGTTTGCCGTTTCCCTGGCAAACCAAGAGATCTCCGCGTGGGGCTGCCTtaaaaaccgcctaccttctctggtcaaaacaaaaacatactaTTCCACACAGGAATCAAAatttagaaggaggacatactggctgctgaaTTGTTGACAAAAAAGCCAGCACGTCAACAAAGCATGTTTCCTAAATATGTGACAATATAGTAAGGTCAGTTAATTGAATGAATTCAgcagatatcttacatattggttCTTTACATCAGAATGTCGGTAtctgcatttgtttttctcacagtCCCTGTAATATTACTTTTCAtgcaacctaaaaaaaaagaatacaacatgtgacaaaacaaatataaaagaaatTGCTGTTTGCATGTAAACAATTGATTTAAATCCACCCATACACCATGTTTGAGATGGATAAACATAAcattaaacaatatttaaatactatattacaatattttaaataaaatataatatagtgTGTCAGTATTGTATTGCAACCTTATTAAACACAAGCTGCGCACACTTTGTCAGGCAGCAGATAGTGGCCATGTTTTCTATGACAAGTcaattatttcactttttctaaaaaaaaaaaaaaaggttgatttcTCCAGATACTAATTTAattcatcatgaaaaaaaatgtcaatttaaaACCCGCTAACAGGATATAATTGTTATTGTCTACATTGTTGGTTGTTCATCGTATTGGAATTAAGAAACTGTTCCAAGCAGGGCATTGGCTTCCATACTTTTACAATCTGTAAAGCCATGAGCTCACTAAATCTTATCAGTAAAAGTTCAACCAAGCCTCTCGTTAGCAGAGATGTGTCAGCTGCATCATCCTGTAAGTACAGCTTTCTATCTGcccttttctcctccctcttcaaTGTCTCCTTCTGTGAAACTCTTTGATGAGAAGGAAACACAGTTCACTGTTGCAGAGCCTCAATGAACTGTCCTGCTCCTGGTTCTCTGTGAGCCTGCGGCTGCCCTGACTGTGAGGTACAGTAACTTTCCGCTTGTTTTTGAGTTATTCATGACCTCTGAGCCCTTTCCCCCATGCtcaattaccccccccccccccccccccccccccagtctcCATTTCTCCTCCCTTGTCTCCTGCTCACTTTATTATTGACGGATGTCCTGCGCAGGCGTTTTCATCCAtgtgttggagcagctttgcAGGATGCattcaggagtgtgtgtgggtgtgtgtggttgtgtgagtgtgagtgtggggTAGTTCCTGCCCATCTGTCGGCTGCATTTCTCTCATTCAGGACGGGGTGAAGGTTGTTTTTCACCATCATGCTAGGGGACGGTGTCTCCCATCTAGAACGATCAATTTGCTTCCTTCCTCTTTGGTGCTCATAACACGACGCCTCTGCTCTCAGGCAGCAGGCCAGGAGCTTCCGGACGCTGTTGTGGAGCCTTTATTAATGCCCATTTACCTGAACTGGACGACTCAGCAATGACACAGTTTCCCTTTGATTTTCACTGCTTCTTAAATATGTCATGAGGAATCAGAAaagtacggtggccctgaaggtctcAACAAAGCAACATTTGCAAAAACCACAAaattacataaaacaaaaatgtttctgaaacTACAACATTTGGCAATCTAACAAAAAACTACGACATTtcccaaaacacaaaataattagCATGATGCAAAATGACTTCATACATTACTGCGTCAAAATTAAACAACACACTGAATTTCGCACACAAAAGGAGAACACAGCATTTCAActttgagttgttgttttttcttcttcgaTTTATACTTTATCAATGACTCAAAGGTTCCCTAGGGGCCACCGCGAGTAAAGCTTTAGAAATCCTGAAGCAGAATATGAGTGTAAACTCCCTTGATAAGATTGAATCTTAATGATGAGGCCACGGCTTGTTTATCCAACAATAAGCTGGTCTTCCAGCTTCCTCTCAGACTGTTTCCTCCATCCTGAAGAGggctgaagaggaggaaagcGTTGGTGGGGGAAGTCTGAAACTCTTACCCCTGGACAGCCAGGCACGTACCGCATCTCCCCGAGGGTCCTCATATATATTTTCTCAGCGtggcacaaaaacacactgtgcTTTCCTGCCATTACTTCACTCAGAGCAATGGGGGTTTAAAAAAACTAATAGTCCACTAAAAATACCTGGAGCCCGGGGCCTGGGCCAGGGCCTTTCCTGCGCTGCTTCCAGTGTACGCGTGGGCCATTGAGGAAAGAGGAAATGAGCAGATCTGGATGTATGGGGGCTTCCTGCGCGACGTTATAAAGAGTCCCCTCCCTCCAGCCTCTCCTCACAGTGCTGGTCAGAAACACTGGAGGCTGATAAGGAGACCCTGCTTTACATCTCTGTAGACTGAGCTGCGGGGGTTTGAAGGCAGCACGTGGAACGTTAGATCTCGTCCCTGCTGGTCGGGGTAAGTTGGAGGAAGATTTTCTTACTAGATCTACATTTTAATTAGCTTTCTAATAACTGCTTGATGAGCTTTACTTATTTGTTTGAAAGTGGAGATTGGTTTATCCTTGAAATGTAAGGGTTAAATGTAGGGTTTGTCTTGTCCATACATTCAGTTTTAAAATGCTTAAACATAGGATttcaaattgttttcattttggagTTTTCCCAACATTGAATGTCTTGAGGAGCTATTATTAGCTACATTTCTATCTATCTTTTAGTGAATTTTAATTATACATGATTAAGACAAAGTGGATGACTCTTGTTTTCTGCGTGCAGGTACGAGTAGGGAGCTGGTCTCACCTAACAGCAGTGTCTGGGACACTcctgtttatttattctatCAGTTCCACAGAGGTAAGTCTGCATTGTGCATCAGAATACAATCTTAATTTGGTGCActgctttattgttttatttattcttacCACGCCCTTCCTTGCAGATTGAAATGATGGAAGTGTTGGAGGGATACCGTGCAGACAGAGTGCAGATGATGAGGTCTTCTGCCCCCGCTGAAGGATACGTGAAAGAGTTCACCCGCCACTCCAATGATGTGCTGCTCAACCTGAACGAACTCCGGCACCGCAACATCCTGACTGACACCACCCTGGTCGTCGGCAATGTACAACTGCAGGCACACTGTGCAGTGCTGGTGGCTTGCAGGTTAGTGGAAAAATGAATGCATCGACACAAAATAGTccctatttagttttttatacCCATCTCCTCTCCACCCACTGTGGCCGTTATCTCTTATTTATATCTCTGCAGttgattcatattttctttttgtatttttccctcTTTCCTCTCAGTGGGTTCTTCTACTCGTTTTACTCCCGCTGTGTGCCTCTTCAGGGGCGTGGTGGCAGTGGAGGGCAGCTCATGACCATCTCCCTCCCCGACACCTTAGACCCATCCTGCGTGTCCCTGCTGCTCGACTTCATGTACACCTCCCGCCTCCCTCTGACTCCCAGCACCGTCCCAGGGGTGCTCACCGTGGCAGCCCACCTGCAGATGGACCACGTGGCAGATACCTGCAGGGACTTCATGCAGCTGCACTGGTGAGGGAATAGAAGGACCGCTTATTTGTGCTACCTTGCATGTTTttcactgagttttttttaaaacattttttttgtttttcagcaggGAGAATACGAGTGCAAGACACCCACAAATGGAGCAGGACTCCAGGGTGTCTGTAGCTTGTGTTGCCCCTAAAGGAGGGGACCTGCCCAGACCTGGACCCCAGAGATGTCTCCCAACAGCAGTGGCAACAAGGTACAGAATTACGCCTGTAACTGCACACAATTAAATTACTTCTGCCCTGCTTTGGTCGTTTGTTCAGCTCATTACAGCTCTTCCTGTGTTTCTTCTACAGGGTCCCTGCGGATGTCGGGGGCTCTCTGAAGCCAGGGGCTTTCCTGACCTGCCAGCCTGGGTCAAACAAGCTGAAAGGAGAGCCTGAGTCGCCCCCCATCGGCAGCCCTACTCCATCTCCAGACAGCCCCACACGCTCCAGCTGCCAACCAAATTCCCCTGCAGAATCCAACACCTGCAACAAGAACCTTGTggtgtgtataaaaaaaacatgttataaatgTATTATAAGTGCCATGAAACTCTTCTTTACCAAAGTGAACGTTTAATTTACAATAGATTTCAAGTGATGAAGTGGATTTATTTCTCCAGAGGGATATCAAAGCCAAGCCGGATCCAAAGGCTTGCAACTGGAAGAAGTACAAGTACATCGTCCTCAACCCGCTCTGTGCATCCACCACGgtgaaggaggaagaggtggaggaagcACAAAGCCACGCAGCACCTGAGGGCGACAGGATTGGCTCAACACTAAAAGTAGCGACTACAGAGGCGTGGTCTGGAGAAGTGCCTGGTCAGATTGATAGGTAAAGGGATGAGATTTATGAAACAACacatgcaggaaaacagttttttttcacctgtgtAATTAGATCCATTTCATCTTCAGACAGGGGCAGGCCTCCTGCTACGAGGGTTCTGGCCGAGCCCCTCCCCTCGGGCCACTCCCCTCTGTGCCTCCCCTTCAAAAAGAAGGAGCAGGTATGAATGAAACCTCTCCTATATTTCAGACATGTCACTTTTTTGATGTCTAGGCTCTTATTCAaagtttgtttgcatgtttcctCAGTCTCCCCCTGCATTTACCCACACCTGCACCCCACTGATGCTGAAGCTTCCCGCCACACCCAACATGCAATCAAGAGTGAGAACTACTATGCTCCCTTCTGCTATTCTGGAAACCTCCATGCAACCAAGACTGTCTGCTCAGGtgagactgtaaaaaaaaaaaaaaaaatgttcccatTCAGCATCTTcaactaaaaacagaaaactgacGTTGGCTTTTTGGCCCCTCCAGGTGACAAACCGTACCGCTGTAACGTGTGCGGCGCCCAGTTCAACAGACCGGCCAACCTGAAGACTCACTCCCGCATTCACTCAGGAGAGAAGCCGTATCGCTGTGACACCTGTGGAGCTCGATTTGTTCAGGTGAGGAAATACGATGTTTCCATGAAAGGAGAACGCTTAATGCTTCGGTTACCTCAGGAGTCATtcgaaaaaaaaactcccaaagTGAGAACTATGAGCGAGAAATATCAGGTAGTTGAATGTCAGATGTTTCGTCAAccagtgcagaaaaaaaacgtcATTCTAGAGAGGCAAGTCAAAAGTTAACATATTATGATCGTTCGTACCGACAAGTACCCTCGTTTTCCACAAAGAAGAAACCTACAGATCTTCAGCCATTTTTTAGTAATTGTAATTGAGATATTTTCAAATTTGACAACTGCAGAAAGAAGACCAAGTCCGCAGAcgagaagctgctccaattaacaTTAAATTGAGATGATCACCGTGTGACGTTTCAGGCCCTAGCCCTTCATCAGACATCAtgttaattggagcagcttctggtgtgcagacTTTGTCTTCCTTCTGTCTTTGGATGTATTTTCTGGCCAGCGTCCAGTACTCTCGGCTGTGCGtgctgtttcatatttatgtaTAAATTGGACAACTGGACATTGTGCAAGAGTTTTCCTGCAATTTCTGTTAATTATAAACaagaaataatacaaaatagGATCCTTAAGACTTCTATTTTTGGTGCCATGGTTTAGAAACAGGTATCAGTCAACATTTACTAGTTTTGCAAGTCTAAATCCTGGCTTCGTGCGAACCCTagaggtgttttaaaaatcattctAAATGGTGGGTGAATTCTTCCAGGTGGGAAACATGTCATACTTGAACCTTTCAGACACACACCATCAATCTGACAACGTTTCCTAAATCAGAATCTTGCCTTTTCTGGTGCTTGAGCTGTcggtttgttgtttgttgtcaggTTGCCCATCTGAGGGCCCACGTTCTGATCCACACCGGGGAGAAACCGTACCCCTGCCACACCTGCGGGACCCGCTTCCGCCACCTGCAAACCCTGAAGAGCCACCTGCGCATTCACACCGGAGAGAAGCCGTATACTGTGAGTGACTGACCAACCACAGCGCAGAATGTAACACTTTTACTTcaactccctttttttttttttttttaaatgttgtgtttgaccctttgtgtttcagtgtgagaAGTGTGACCTTCACTTCCGCCACAAGAGTCAGCTGCGTCTGCACCTGCGGCAGAAACACGGAGCCGTCACCAACACCAAGATCCGCTACAAGGTCCTGACCGAGCCCTACCAGGCTCTGCTGCAGGCCTGCTGAGGAGGGCAGACCAGTGTGTCAGGAtaatacctaaaaaaaaaaaggatcttcATTTATAAGAAAATGAGTTAACAAAATCTAAATTATTGGCAACAAGGGTTTGAATATCGTGCTATCTGACAACCtacaaataacttttaaaagcaGCACATTGTTGGATGGGACTTGGAGTGAAGATTTGTAAGGTCCAGAAGAAATCTGGGTTGTCTTGTCTGAGATGGAGATAATGTTcaggaatgtgtttttgaaggtttGTGAAGGTgtagagagaggggaggaagaaaTTGAAGAAGAAGGAGACGTATTTTAAGGATGCATGTCGCTGGATTTTGAATGTGCATGTCGGAACGAAAGAGAAAGCAAGTTTTAAGAAGGgtgttcattttcatttgtgttaAGTCTGGAGATGCAGTTAATCTTCGTTAAGTTACAGCAGTTTCCTCTGACCTATATATTTAACTCATATTTAACTGAACCTTTAGGCCTGGGGCCTGCATGTATCAAGAGAAAGAAAGTATGAAGTGAATTCTTCTCAAACAGTCCAGGCAGGCAAAGGACTTAGCTGTCTTATAGTGAAGTAGACTTGTTAAATGAGATTTAGTTTTCTAAGATGAGCACTGAGAAAAGATGATAATGGCATTCATTATGTATGTGTATGGGTTCATTTGCTGGACAAAGATGGTTttgtacaatttaaattaaatcttttttttaacatcaattGGAGcttttgtgttcagtgtgtcgttaaaaataataatactgcatgtttaaaactGTATACAAAGTGCTGGGCAGTCCAATCGTGTTTCTAAGCTCATACAGCAGTGTGCACTCTGCCAGACTTCCCTCCTTcagcctctctcctccctggACTTCCTTCCTCTCTCATTACCGCACTCTTTCTCCCCATGAATCATGTCTTCATCGTTTTCCaccttcttgtttttgttctgcccCTTTGGGTACTTTTGTGGAAACAATGAAGCGTAGGGCACCTGCTTCCTCCAGGTTCCCTAACGCTGGGTACTCTTTGCATGACCAGACGACCACACGTGTGCAAGTTCACCGGTGTTTCCTGGAGGTGAGGAGGTCGACCGTGGTAGGGGCTGCAGACTCCTGCTGAACTCTCCCACCCTCTGTCACCCCCTCCCCACACAGGCTTCCTGCTCCCTGATGAGTTGTGGCTAGCTGGGCTTATTGTCTGAGCTCCTTAGACAAACGTTGGAAGTTTGATGGGACTTTCCAACATTTGCCCTCCCTCTTCcactaaaaacacaaagtacatgacatgtttttgttctcctACATCACTTTCTGGGGTCTCCCCTCCTATTGATTAAATGTAGGCACAAAAAGTTGAACAgaaaagaggaggtgaaacatgtGAGGAAGTTAATATTTCATTGGAAATGTGTATTTCAAGAAGTAAATTACTGGAAGATCAAACTGAAACTGCAGAAAACTTCATCACGCTGCTAAATATCATTGTATGTACATTTTTTGGAGAAGTATTTCCTTCCTCAGGGcacattaaaaatagaaatgttagAATGTGTATCAAGTCCCTGGGGGGATATCGGCCTCTACACTcataaaaaacagcttttgggCATCAATTGGTTTGGCATAAAACAATTatgtttgctttatttaaatatatcatGCTTGTGATCAGACATGTTTTAATCGAATTAGATTAGGTTAACAAGTGTTAACAAAGTTATGTTAGTTCGatttttggggggtttgaaacctcctcttgttgtttttcaatCAACCCTGATGCCTTTAAGCGCCAATCAGTGTTCAATACAAGGCAAACATGACAGCTAATACAAACTCTATAACAGGGCTCATTTCTTGCTTTTGAGCAATATATACAAAGcaaatatgaagaaaaataattaaGGAATGACATTGCAACACAATCTCTTTTCATACAGATAAGGGGGAAACACATTATGTAAGCCTCTACGTATttgattgaaatgtttaaattcaaTTAACATAATAACTGAGGTCAAAATAATCTCAAAGCGTGCATTTGCAAATAGTGCTCAGAAAATATGTTGGTCTCCCTCTAGTGGTAGACATGTGGAAACACAGGACTGTTTTCTGGTGGCAAGAGAGGTAAAAGacaattcattttgaatctTTGGTTTGGATCCCCCTTATTTtaagggctgtcaaacgattaaCAGTTTTATTTCAGATGAGTGCAtttttgaaattccattattttttgCATGAAAATATGAATCAGTAATGAAAAAATATCACCAGTAATCTGCTCGCAAATCAGAATTGGCAAAGGACACAAATTCTATTCGAGAATATGTGaaattttacattaaaaaaacgtGAACGATGAAGTTTACTTGAAACCCGAAAAACACTGTGGAGATTTTACAAGCTATCAAACTACATTTGTTTTAGAAACAAGACAGttaacagaaaagagaaaagctaTTCCCTTTCAGCCACCATGAGACTAATTCTTGCTGGTAGACTTCTTGTTACTTCTTTGATTAATTCTTATTTTACAAGTGAATATTTccacttttatttcactttcgGTTTGTTGTAGGCAATCAGGAGCTTTAATGTTTCTGCTGCTAGTGACTTAAAGTTGATTTGAAtacttgtttttaatatttgagGATAAATATATCTCCCGACACTGTTATTATTTATCATCGTGTCAAATCATGCGCACGCTTCTGAGGGTACTGCGCAGGCGCGGATCATTTACACATAAGCCTGTGTGGAGAGTGTTCAACTTCTCCGGTGTTTTCATGGTGATAGAAAGAAAGCGGTTGTCATTTTGTGAACTTGGAGGCTGTGGACCATGTGCTATTCCGAAGAAAGATGACAAACTAAGGGTGAGGTGTCTCGAGTTTAACTTCTTAAGGTCGGGACCTGATCCAGAATCGAGTCTTAAAGATTTCATTTGAAGGGGTTATGAAAGGGTTAATGTAGAGATTGTAAACATGGCCATAGTAACTGCACTCATAccgatacacacacacacacatttataaagaCAGCTGGTGAATAACTCAAAACGTTTTCGAAATATATCATTGTCACTGtgtcgttaaaaaaaaaaaaatattgtatcCATTTTTTGGAGCATTGTGCTTCGTTTGTGTCGTTACAACAGTGCGCATGCGCAGTGTTGAGCTTACGTCAAGACGTCAAGCACTTGGGAGTTATGATGGGAGAGAACACGTGCAGGGTATCCAACGCACGTTCTCGTTATTCTACCTGAAGAAGGtggttgtgtagtgtgtgtgtgtgtgtgtgtgtgtgtgtgtgtgtgtgtgtgtgtgtgtgtgtgtgtgtgtgtgtgtgtgtgtgtgtgtgtgtgtgtgtgtgtgtgtgtgtgtgtgtgagtgtgagagagagagagagagagagagagagagagagagagagagagagagagagagagagagagagagagagagagagagagagagagagagagagagagagagatagatccATAGTCCTGCAGGTTTTGCTGCACATTTCATCTGAACAATTGTTGCATTTTGCACACCATGTTCGCAACTAAATTTGAAGAAATAACTAGTTTGGTATGAAGAAGTAAAACAAAgtgtttattttcaaacaaactgttttaatccttttttatgtttcaagTGAAATGAACAATTCCAGCAGCTGCAGGTCAACTTAAAGAACATGTTAGTTAAACATGACAGTTTTTCCATATAAGTGGATTAGTCACATTGAAGAGGAGGCACTCTTAACAGGAAATGATACTACAACGCCTCCTGATGTTGCCGTACTATCAGGTCACAGAAAGACGAAAGTAGCTGCATGCTGGAGACAGTAGTTGTGTTTCACGAGACATGTCAGAAGGGGGggatttctctgtttttatgcaTCTTGTACTTCCCCCGTTGCTGCTTGATGtgtaactctctctctttcccattCGACCTCGGAAAGATGATTGGCTTCTATGTTAGAAATAAGTCTGGCTTTGCCTTCACTGCCATGACACAAACTTGCTTAAGATACATTTCTGTCTGTGATTTATTATGGTGACATGTTGTGTATGCATGTATCCTCATCCACTTCATGGTCTCTTGATTCGGTGTATAATGCATCTCTTTGTTTGATTACTAAAGTCCCTTACACATCCCTTTATTCTTTATGATCTTGTGACTTGGACATCATTACCAACTCGCAGACAAATcatatatatatcatatttttatttacaaagccATACTGCCTCTATACCCTCCTTTTTAATTCAGCCCTACTAGTTTCAATCCTTTCATTTGTTGATCTTGACTGTACCCTAAGTTTGAAGAGATCTGGAGTAAACAGCCAATTCCTATTATTTACCTTTTGGCATGgaataaaagtcagaaaaagCTATAATCAGAGTAACTGATATGGCCGAGTAAATTTAAGAGTGTCTTAAAGAAAGTGGTGACAGAGGCATGTCGTTGTTCTTGAAATACCATTGTTCATTTGCATTCTTTGCATACCTTGGCCAGGTCTCTTTTTAAGAAGAGATTTTGAATCCAAGATTTCCTAGTAAAATAAAACGGGGGGGTACTGAGTTGCTTGATGAGGCGGGTGTGAGCGGCGAGCAGAGGTGAGgtgaatggggggggggggggagcccgAGATCCACAGAGCAGAAGTTTGACAcagttgtattaaaaaaaacttgagtgTTTGAGGTCCTCACCGTCAAATGTTCTCCTCTCGTGAATAATGTTTTTGAACTTCCtgcacagcttctttttttttttttggaatgtaTTCAAACAACTAGCGGCAAATTATCCATTAGAGTTAGTTAGACTTCATTCATTGAAAACCCTGGCGAGAAGgaatgtgtggggaaaaaaaaaaggtgtcctgacagggaaagttgtgaggctGTAAAAGGGATTTTCGCAATAGTAAGTGGGAGACACCCACTCAGAACAGCTGATCCCTGTGGTGTAGGCGGAGGAACATGTTTCAGAATCAGGTTGAACACCAATTACATTCACATACACAaagaatttgtcttggtgttcattggtgcaaaaaaaaaaaaccctacatAAATGTATATTAAATGTAGCAAGTATGTGCTGCATTGTGAAATAGTGCTTCAACGAAATGGCTTTGCTGAATGCACATTTCTAAATATAGTGTGTACGCTTCCCCTCAGATCAGTTTTCAGTTTTCTCTCAAAATGTGTAGCCTAGCTTCAGTGCCATTAGTACTCCAACAAGTTTCTCAATAAAGTAGTCGGCTGACTGACATCTCCTGTGGTTTATATActtagtctttgtttttttaatttttagttCTTAATCTAACCccaactaaaaataaaaataaaaactatccctttaaatcCTTCAGAAACAATGACAAGGTGTCAAACTTACGTTTCATAATACCAGAGACTTATGTGCATTTGTAAAGTGGTTTTAAAGTTGCTAAATATAGACATCCTGACTTTTGAGGATATTATCTCATTACTGCATTCATGACGACTACATGCAGGAATATGATATTTGAACTGTTGAATATCAACAGTAGCATACCAAACAATCTCGTTGGGTTATTTCACTTTTGAACATGAGGAGACTTCTTCATGGCTGATCCATGAAACACTTCATTGTCAGCAGTCATTGTCAGAGTTCACCTCTCACCTATATCTCcctctcaaataaaggccaTCACGTTAAGCAGCAGAGTCACACTTAAATGACTCAAGCGGGGGAATCTAGTCCGTGGGGAGTTAATCATTATCGCTGTTGACAACCACAGAGAGGATCAGAGACCTGCCCTGCCCGCTGAAGGAGAGACATATCACCTGCGTGTATGCTTCACTCTCCTAATCTGCCGCTATCTCTCTTTTTACACTctggtttcttttatttttgcagctgGACCTCTGTGGGACATGACCAAGGCCAGGCCCGAAGCAGAGGGCCAGAGCGATGAGGCGGAGGGTCCGGATGGAGGCTGGGGCTGGGTGCTGGTCGGTGCCCTCTTCGTCAGCACCAGTCTCGTGTTCGGCCTGATGCGGAGCCTGGGGATCTTCTTTGTGGAGTTTGTTCAGTACTTTGACGAGAGCGCGCAGGCCATCTCCTGGATCTCCTCCACGGGGCTGGCAGCGCAGCAGTTCTTCAGTGAGTCCAAGTGTGAAGCTGTAATAATGTTTTTCTGATACAAGCAAGATAACACAGAATGCGATATAACTGTGGGGaagcacagacagagagagggagggagggagggagggagggagggagagggagggagagggagggagagagagagagagagagagagagagagattttgaaCCATGCTACGGTAAAGGCTGCCACATATTAACCCTTTAACAAGCAGCAGCCTGTCACTCATTAGAAACACACGCTACCctgac
This portion of the Labrus bergylta chromosome 22, fLabBer1.1, whole genome shotgun sequence genome encodes:
- the bcl6b gene encoding B-cell CLL/lymphoma 6 member B protein; the protein is MMEVLEGYRADRVQMMRSSAPAEGYVKEFTRHSNDVLLNLNELRHRNILTDTTLVVGNVQLQAHCAVLVACSGFFYSFYSRCVPLQGRGGSGGQLMTISLPDTLDPSCVSLLLDFMYTSRLPLTPSTVPGVLTVAAHLQMDHVADTCRDFMQLHCRENTSARHPQMEQDSRVSVACVAPKGGDLPRPGPQRCLPTAVATRVPADVGGSLKPGAFLTCQPGSNKLKGEPESPPIGSPTPSPDSPTRSSCQPNSPAESNTCNKNLVRDIKAKPDPKACNWKKYKYIVLNPLCASTTVKEEEVEEAQSHAAPEGDRIGSTLKVATTEAWSGEVPGQIDRQGQASCYEGSGRAPPLGPLPSVPPLQKEGAVSPCIYPHLHPTDAEASRHTQHAIKSENYYAPFCYSGNLHATKTVCSGDKPYRCNVCGAQFNRPANLKTHSRIHSGEKPYRCDTCGARFVQVAHLRAHVLIHTGEKPYPCHTCGTRFRHLQTLKSHLRIHTGEKPYTCEKCDLHFRHKSQLRLHLRQKHGAVTNTKIRYKVLTEPYQALLQAC